One Deltaproteobacteria bacterium genomic window carries:
- a CDS encoding AAA family ATPase encodes MYIEFYGLRSKPFELLPDPRFLYASPGHDLALTCLENGITDHKPFIVLSGDVGTGKTTLLNQLLKTIGDDTNLAMIINPNLDPGEFLEAALRRFRGDNPLREIASPFEELRSFLLEQHALGRRSILIVDEAQNIPIETLDQIRLLTNLQAGESRLLHILLCGQPQLKQRLESPELLKLSQNISMHYHLYPLEKEEADRYIRHRLHVAGYSRSVPLFSTEAVGEIHQYTKGVPRLINSVCDTALVYAFAEDAQTVGADIVKKIINDRRVQIGNGGSVFGGTRSASSYYERNERRPLETAEPKREAHAERLFRCSQESREPSDPLPDARRQTSPLQVNKENKETPDNSNPPQKKADVIAHHYRSLWALNQENRERLSTLSSRYGLLWKHYEQLRKEYARSISERRSLTERLRDKNERIRALQEALRVLLDQNRSLKRRLGHIASDERDDPD; translated from the coding sequence ATGTACATTGAATTCTACGGTCTCAGATCAAAACCTTTTGAACTCCTCCCCGACCCCCGATTTCTCTACGCCAGCCCAGGGCACGATTTGGCGCTCACCTGTCTCGAAAACGGCATAACCGATCACAAGCCGTTTATTGTGCTTTCCGGTGACGTTGGCACTGGAAAGACAACCCTGCTCAACCAACTCCTGAAAACAATCGGGGACGATACCAATCTGGCGATGATCATCAACCCCAATTTGGATCCGGGGGAGTTTCTAGAGGCGGCGCTCCGAAGATTTCGAGGAGACAACCCGCTGCGCGAGATAGCTTCGCCCTTTGAAGAACTGCGGTCTTTTCTTCTTGAACAGCACGCGCTTGGTCGGCGTTCCATTTTGATCGTTGATGAGGCGCAAAACATACCCATCGAAACACTGGACCAGATTCGTTTGCTCACCAACCTGCAGGCCGGTGAGAGTAGACTCTTGCACATCCTATTGTGCGGGCAACCCCAACTCAAACAGCGTCTGGAGAGCCCTGAACTCCTCAAACTTTCCCAAAACATTTCAATGCATTACCATCTTTACCCCTTGGAAAAGGAGGAAGCGGACCGATATATCCGGCACCGCCTGCACGTGGCCGGTTACAGCCGTTCCGTCCCGTTGTTTTCGACCGAAGCTGTTGGAGAGATCCACCAATACACGAAAGGGGTGCCCCGATTGATCAATTCCGTGTGCGATACCGCCCTCGTTTACGCCTTTGCGGAGGACGCCCAGACGGTGGGTGCGGATATCGTGAAGAAGATCATCAACGACCGACGCGTTCAGATCGGTAACGGCGGGAGCGTGTTCGGCGGGACTCGCAGTGCTTCTAGCTACTACGAACGGAATGAACGGCGTCCGTTGGAAACTGCTGAACCCAAAAGGGAGGCGCACGCTGAACGCCTTTTCCGCTGTTCTCAGGAATCCCGGGAGCCGTCAGACCCACTTCCCGACGCTCGGAGGCAGACGAGTCCTCTTCAGGTAAACAAGGAAAACAAAGAAACCCCGGACAACAGTAATCCGCCCCAAAAGAAAGCAGACGTCATCGCCCATCATTATCGAAGCCTCTGGGCGTTGAACCAAGAAAACCGGGAACGTCTCTCGACCCTGAGTTCGCGTTACGGCTTACTGTGGAAGCATTATGAGCAACTCCGAAAAGAATACGCAAGATCGATCTCGGAAAGACGCTCCTTGACGGAACGGTTGAGAGACAAAAATGAACGGATCCGGGCACTACAGGAGGCCTTGCGGGTTCTTCTGGATCAGAACCGGTCCCTGAAACGCCGTCTCGGGCATATAGCATCCGACGAAAGAGACGATCCGGATTAA